One Felis catus isolate Fca126 chromosome D1, F.catus_Fca126_mat1.0, whole genome shotgun sequence DNA segment encodes these proteins:
- the LOC101100413 gene encoding olfactory receptor 51I2, which yields MGLFNVTHPASFLLTGIPGLESSHAWLAGPLCVMYAVALGGNTVILQAVRVEPSLHEPMYYFLSMLSFSDVAMSMATLPTVLRTFCLNARNIAFDACLIQMFLIHSFSMMESGILLAMSFDRYVAICDPLRYAAVLTNEVIARIGIAVAARSFIILLPLLFLFKRLPICRSNVLSHSYCLHPDMMKLACADITINSIYGFFVLVSTFGMDMFLIFLSYVLILHSVMAIASREERLKVLNTCVSHILAVLVFYVPMIGVSTVHRFGKHAPRYVHVLMSNVYLFVPPVLNPLIYSAKTKEIRRTIVRMFRHMKT from the coding sequence gaCCGGCATCCCTGGTCTGGAGAGCTCTCACGCCTGGCTAGCAGGGCCCCTCTGTGTCATGTATGCTGTGGCCCTCGGAGGCAACACTGTGATCCTGCAGGCCGTGCGAGTGGAGCCCAGCCTCCATGAGCCCATGTACTACTTCCTGTCCATGCTGTCCTTCAGTGACGTGGCCATGTCCATGGCCACACTGCCCACCGTGCTCAGAACCTTCTGCCTCAATGCCCGCAACATTGCCTTCGATGCCTGCCTGATTCAGATgtttctcattcattccttctccATGATGGAGTCGGGCATTCTGCTGGCCATGAGCTTTGATCGCTATGTGGCCATTTGTGATCCCTTGCGTTATGCTGCCGTGCTCACCAATGAAGTCATTGCCAGAATAGGCATAGCTGTGGCTGCTCGGAGCTTCAtcatcctccttccccttctcttcctcttcaagAGGCTGCCTATCTGCAGATCCAATGTTCTTTCCCACTCCTACTGCCTTCACCCAGACATGATGAAGCTGGCCTGTGCTGATATCACTATCAACAGCATCTATGGATTCTTTGTTCTTGTATCTACCTTTGGCATGGACATGTTTCTTATCTTCCTCTCCTATGTGCTCATTCTGCACTCGGTCATGGCCATCGCTTCCCGAGAGGAACGCCTGAAAGTTCTCAACACATGCGTGTCACATATCTTGGCTGTGCTTGTGTTTTACGTACCGATGATTGGGGTCTCCACAGTGCACCGCTTTGGGAAGCATGCCCCGCGCTATGTACATGTCCTCATGTCCAATGTTTACCTCTTTGTACCTCCTGTGCTCAACCCTCTCATTTACAGCGCCAAGACAAAGGAGATCCGCCGAACCATTGTCCGTATGTTTCGGCACATGAAAACATGA